TACAGTAAGAAAGACAGATAGAGAGAAACAGAGgagaaagataaataaatcaatGACATGTTTGTCATACAAGAAGACTATAATAATGTTGTTGGAATAACTCTGAGCAAGAACTGGATGAAAAGAAATCAGCAAAGGTATTTCTACACCCTAACTCTAACTAGTCTCCTTGAAAAATGTGGTGAAAAGCCTACTAATGATCCATTTGATTCAACCAATCTGACTTTTGTTGGAACTATAAGTAAAtgtaaacataatttaatacaAGTAAAGCACTAAAGAAGTAACTAGATAACAGGAGTCTTACCATTAACAACAGTAGTAACAATTCAATGAAAATTATGGAATGATAATATCATGTTCGATAACACTTGATAAAGAAACAGAAGTATAGGTAGAAAGATAAAGTGAAATATGATGAGTGTTAAAACTTAGGACAGTGTTTATCATATTTTGATATCATATATGAATACTTAAAACTTgaatatcattttcaaaagaatttaatattattctgtaattaaaattgaaattttgctACAATAATTATGATGATATCCAATGTAAATGTtgtgaaattataaatttaagtgaaaataatagaaaagttATTGAAATCTTGTCCTAATTATACCATGTAGCCAAGTTATGCAAGGAGTTGATTGTTACTGTGACAAAGGTTTGAAATGTTATGCTTTTTTCACTGGTGGATTTGTCAAACAGAAGAGTCAGGCAGTGCCCTGTATAGCTGCTGCTGCGGTTTCATTGAGGATTTTTGCATCCAGTTGCACACTTAGTATGGATATAAAATGTGCCTGGCTAAAACATAGTACTCAGCGAAGGGAGTTAAGGTATTTCTTATTCCATTTGTGAATTGTAAAACAGTAGTTATAAACATTAATCAAGAGACAAAGCCGTGTAATTTtccaaaaaacataaaatggtACCAATCAAATCACATCTACCAATCCTATCTAAGATGAGTCCGTAAATACCACAGCCCCAGCGTCATCACCATTCAATTCATTCACTGCCACCCTTTCTCCACTATCACGTTATGCATAACCAACACACACTCTTACTCAGACTCCCCTCGTTGCCCTCTCACACTCTCACCACCATTCATCACCCCACAACAAAGACAAAGGTAAGCAGAACGACAAGGAAACGCAATCGCAGTTCCTCCTTCAGAAGAAGCAATTGGGTTGTCCCCAATGCATTGACAATGCATTGTACTTCTCGTAGTGGCAGCGATGATAACAACAACCACAACGGTGCCACTTTCCGCAACTCCAAGCTGAACGAGTCAACCTTCCTGGCTTCTCTCATGCCCAAGACGGAGATTGGGGCTGATCGTTTCCTTCATGCTCACCCACATTACGACGGGCGCGGCGCTCTCATTGCTATCTTCGGTGGGTACCCATTTTTCAAAAGGTGCTCCTTTTTTGTTCATGTTGTGGGTATTGGACATGAGTTGATGTTGGTGTTCTAATTTGAGTACTGGGTGTCTGTATTTGGTTGAAGAACGTTTTTGAATTTGAGGGGACAGTTTTGTTGGGAGACAGAAATATGAGTTTTAGGCATTACTTTCAGGCTGAATTGAGAGGAGTCACAATGAGTATGTTTGAtgactacattattaataaaatttggtgTGGTATATCGGGTCCGGAGGGGAAGTATTGCAGTTCTTTAGGATCTTCAATAGAACTGACCTTGCatgattataaattttcataGATGCAACTTTCACCACGTAGTACTGTCACTGGCATAGTGCTGatctaatttatttctttaaaaaaatttgatcgACTAATATCTATTATGTTTGTATTTTGATGATCAAATGGTGTACTTGTTTATATGATAAACTAGTTTAATCATAAGAACTGCTTGTTTACAGATTCTGGTGTAGACCCGGCTGCAGCTGGATTACAGGTGACCTCAGATGGGAAACCAAAAATTGTCGATATTCTTGATTGGTAGGAATTATCTAATAGATATTGAAGTTTTATCTTCTTTGTATTACTTTACCAATAAGCAATGATATACTTATTTCCCCCTCCAGCACTGGGAGCGGAGACGTTGATACCTCAAAGGTGGTAAAGGCTGATGCGGATGGTTGTATTTTGGGGGCTTCTGGTTAGTGCTAGCGAAGGAAAAATATGGGAAAATTCTTCAATATATTGTTCTATTTCAACTGTCTAGTGCCTTCATTTTTACATGTATCGCTTGTGATAGTTgcttatcaattttaaattctattgaATTTGAAGTGACAATCGTGGGTTTTTCACAGTTCTCATTTTTAATGACTAATATAAAGTTGTAGTTGATTGAAGTGAAACCATAAATACATGTGCACAGTGAGCGACTACTTGATTTCTAATACTTAAATAAAGTGGCGAAGTTATGAGTTTAATCCTACTTCAActattctgttttattttttagcttTGTTTTGTGCTCCGTTACTaagaaagtatatataatatttaatcattcttttctgtttctttcttccttctcccTAGTCAACGAATATGAACCACATTAAGTTCTTGTCTGTGTTTAAACCTTCATGCAAAATCTTTACAGGGGCATCTTTGGTCATCAATACTGCCTGGAAAAATCCCTCTGGTGACTGGCATGTGGGTTATAAATTGGTTTATGAGCTTTTTACTGAAAATTTGACTTCTCGTTTGAAGGTAGCATTGGACATTTTCAGAATATTATTATAGTTGCAATTTGTACTTAATGCCTATGGCTAATAGATTTGATTTTCCCATTTCTTCtcctaatttaaataattggcagaaagaaagaaagaaaaaatgggaTGAGAGAAACCAGGAGGAAATTGCAAAGGCTGTAAAGCAGCTTACCGATTTTGATCaggtttttgtaaaatttgcTTCATTCGTGTTATATATGCCATTATTTTAGTTCTACATATGATCTACTCATAACAGTTGAACATTTTCAGTAGGCACTAGGCCTTAAATATTTCAGAAGCAAGCTGCTGCAAGAGctgagttaattttttaatgtgcatttctttttttcttgtaattttttcttgtttctcttttttatgCATGCATATAACATGAATAAGGTTTCTGGAAAGACAAAGGGTACTCTCCTTCCTTTTAGTGACAGATGTACATTTTCTATTATGTTTCAGTTTGTTACATTTTTTCTAGTTTCTTCTCTCTATGATTGATAGAGAAATTGCTTCATAGCCTTAAAAGGAAAAGTGAATAAAAGGTGGAAAGAAATTATTGCATTTATATTAGCATTTTGGGAAGTGTGATTATTTCTATGATTATCAGTTTATATTTCTAATAACTTTGCGAACAGATAAAAGCCTTCTCTTGTTATAATATTCCTGTTTGCATTCCATTATATATTTCTATTCCACGTAACTCAAAATCTGATGTATCTTTTTTTCTAGGAACACGTGAAGGTGGAGGAAGCTAATCTTAAAAGGGTTCGTGAAGACATTCAGAATAAACTTGATCTTCTGAGGAAGCAGTCTGAGGTGGGCTGAACTTGTTATTAACTTCTGTTATTCTGTATATTGCTGCCTTTTCCACTCCTTGAAACCAGTATTGTATTCCAATATCCATTTAATTATATGACATTCTGAATTTATGTATTGCTGAATATACTTTTGATGTGTGAAATATGGTGTCATTTTCGTGGTGAATGATGTATTATTGTACCCTGAACTTTTGATTGTATGCAGTTGTTTTGTTTCCTCCACTTTGGGCATTGATCTATATCTTCTTCATGGGGGCATCTATAATGGTTATGGAAAGGAATTGAGGAGTTgtgaagaagtttatatgagATTCTGTATTATGCTCTGAACAGTGATATCTTTTTATAGTGTGATTATAACCaagtaaattataaagtaatacATTATTAACATGGACTCCAAATTTAACAGAAttaatgttttctttcctttttcttcgaTTTCATGATTTTAGGGTTGTTTAAGAGAAATATCATCTGCTCCTGCTATTTCTACTTTTGATACTTTTGTCACAATGATTTTGGAGTATGGGTTGTCACACTGTAGGGTTTTGCAGTGCTAGTCACGTAGTTGGGATGCAAATATCTGGggtttttattgttaaatactGCTTTAACAAAAAAGGGGGGTTTTATAGTGGAGTACTCTTTGCTTCATAGAGTAAACTGGAATAACTCAATTCCAAAACAACATAAATCTATACGAACACATAAAGGAACTAGAAACAACTAGAAATGGTAATAAGAACACATGACTGAATGTATTAGAAGAGATGGTGTGATAGGAATAAGAACTGGAGCTAGAACATGAATATGaggtcaaaataaaaaatataaaggtgGAGAAGACTTAGATTGTGGAAATCTGGTCTCTCCACTTGCAAATATGCCGCACCTTCATCTCCAACATAAGTATTTGAGAAAGAATCACCACTTCTCCTAGGAAATCAAGGATAAGATTCAAAGAAGAAGATCACTTTCACAAGTGCTTTAAACTgtctaaaattttcatatatgtcAAAAGTGATTTATAATGAGAAGAAATGACTATATATAGTCATTCAAGTTTTCTTTGGTTGAACCATGttgcaaaaaacaaaaaggaggTAAATTCAAAAATCGAAAATTAAATTTCCTAGTTCTAGATCAATGACCAAGATTTACCTCATGCTTTCCATGTTTATGTCACACTTGTCATGCTTTTCCTACTTGGTCAAACTTGAAGCTCTTCATTTGGGGTTGATTGAATTTCCAATAAATCCCAATTATTACCTAAATTACAATTACTACTTGTACCTAAAATTATTGAGAAATTAAAGGAAATAAATCCTACAATTTAGAAGTCCAagaaatagaaattaaagaacTATTTTTATGAGCAAACATATTTTTACTTCATGTATTGCTCTTTTTCATTCACTCACTTGTCAATACTGCTTCCAATAAACCGAGGATGGAAATTGCCATGATGGTTGTGATAGTACTAATGGTCTTGCCTGTGATATTTGTTGTGTGAATTGGTGATTTTGTATAAGACATTAGTGATTATGCCAGGGGATAAGATTGTTCTGTGGTTACTCAGTAAGGACTATGGTTCATTTAGGTTTTGTTATTGTATGCCAAATGTTGACCTCACCCAGATATTTGTATTGACTGCAGTAGACGTGCAAAGATACCCCTAGTAAATGCTATTCTTAATCAAATTATACAGATATTAACATATGCTAAAACCAATATTCACATGAGCTGCATGTGCTATACTTAAAAGGCTCTTTCAACTTTACATCCTCGGGGAACCATGAACCACTGTATCCTTTGTAAGAACCATAAATTTATGATGGTTCATAGGGGTGAAGGTTGCTCAACACATGGTTTGTAAAGAAAGGACTGTCCAAGCCATATAAGAACTGGACTACATTGTTCATACTTCTAGTAGTGTGTGAGACTAAAAGCGCTCCCTCGAGTTGCAATTAAGGTAGCCCTCAAAGGTGCTGCATTAAAGATGGTTGGCGGTGATTGCAATTAAGGTGGTTTTCCAGCACACTCCCTTTTTGTTTAGAGCTATGGGCCTGACACATGGCATCTTACATTTGGACTTTGGACTTGGCTTTACTCCTCAAaatggcttgtaaggtgaggattTCTCAAGCCTTATCAAGATTACATTGATCATATTTTAGTCAATGTGAGACTACTCTTCCACTCTCTCGAGCCTGCAACCATGGTGGATCAACGAGACCATAATTAAGATGACTTTTCAGTAGTAGCTCTACTGCTGTTAGTGATGCTCATAACTAACTAGTAgcaatgataatatttttataaagcaTTTGTTCCTATGTGAGACAATGTTGAAGAGCTGCGTTCTTCACAAATTTCTGCTTCATCTCTATCTTTCGTAAAAAATTCTTCTATGCTTGTGTTTTTTGCCTTTTACTTACCTTCTGATCTCATTCATGCTTTAGTCAGTTTGGTTTTCTTACCAAAATGGCAATGCTGTTATATGTTTTAGAGTTATGATGATAAAGGGCCTGCCATAGATGCTGTTGTCTGGTATGATGGAGAGGTTTGGAGAGTTGCAATTGACACAAAGAGCCTTGAGGACGATCCAGACTGTGGGAAACTTGCTAATTTTGTACCCTTAACTAATTATAGGTACATTTGGTTGCTTATGTTATTTACCTGAAGTTTTAATCTCAGTTGATTGTTTTCGTGCACAAAAGTATTTGGAAATTGGTAGATACTCTTTTTTGGCTGAATGAATTTATTGCTTAAGACCCCATGCCCTATATAATTACACATTGCGAGTTAATTAAATCTCGTTCTGTTTGTCATGAACTCATGATGTGACTCTTTGCTCCCCTGCCCCCTTTCTATTCGTTTTCTTTGCATTGAAAATAAAGTGTGTTGTCCTTtgaattatttatgaattttgttttcttatcttATTGCTTTGGCTTCAAAACAAATTTGCAGGATTTAAAGGGTATATTTGCTGCATAATGATGTACAtgttttaaaaggaaaatgtaaGATGATTGTCCAGTCATccatttatttatagtttttaaaggACTAAAAGAATCTTCTGAAGCTCAATAAATGTTGAGCACGACTTGCATGCTttacatggaattcttatgttaTTTTCAAATCATATCTTGCTTCTAAGAcaattgaactttttttttaatgtgaacaGTACATAATATTTTGAACTGTTTTTTATGACATTCTGGCACATCAGctctgtttatttttttaaaaatggattCTAAGATGTCTTGTAAATTTATGTATCTGTGAACaaaaatttaacaagaataaCAACCACGCCATGATGTACTATACAACTACTTGAACAATGTGCTATTGGTTTgtatcaaaaataatttttaacttagttttattgtttttttggtAACTCTTTCTAGAATGGTTTATTGATACTTTCTTCTAATGTTTTATGAGATCTTCCTCTAGTCTCACATATACtctcaattttattaatatttgagttttctCACTGGAGCAGAGCTATTGGTCTTCTCACATTACTAAACCTATTCAATCCCGACTTTCTTATTTCCATCAATTGCCTCTTCAATAGGTGCTGTTTCAAAGCACCTCACACTTTCATCTCTACATCACAAATAATTCTGGGACAatttgaagaaaggaaattattattttccagAAATAAGTAACATGAcagttaaaaaggaaaaatgcagTGGTTTCTCCCATCTTTAATGTAGCGTAGTAGTTGATACTTGATAGATGTTTCTGAAGTAAGTAGTCAATTGTCACTGTACAAAGGAATGCGGTTTAGCTATACGAGAAATCAGCATTTTAGTTCTAATCATCGTGGTAggtattaaaagttaaaatgatttgaataataactGTTACTGCCTACTTTTCAGGACTGAGAAGAAGTATGGTATCTTCAGCAAATTAGATGCTTGTACATATGTTGTGAATGTCTATAATGATGGAAATGTCTTAAGCATGGTAACAGATAGCTCCCCTCATGGCACCCATGTTGCTGGTATAGCTGCTGCATTCCACCCAGAGGTACAAATATAGTTTTATCCATATATTGCAATTCCTATGGAAAGTATTatacattataatataaagtaCTGTTGGCAGGAACCTTTATTGAATGGAGTTGCACCTGGAGCACAATTAATATCTTGTAAAATTGGGGACTCTCGCTTAGGTTCAATGGAAACTGGAACTGGTCTGACTAGGGCTCTGATAGCTGCTGTTGAGGtggttcaaatattttttttcttcattgcaTAACTATCATTCAGATTTCAATAATGGATGTATATCTGTCTTTGGTATTTGTGTttgataaaactaattttgttttataatttttcaatgcTTGACATGGATTATTACGTTGTAGTGATGTGCCTTGTCTCATTTATGTTGTAGCATAAATGTGACCTTATCAATATGAGTTATGGTGAGCCTACTTCACTGCCAGACTATGGACGGTTCGTTGACCTTGTGAATGAAGTATCTTCTAAGACTTCCTTTTTAACTGGGCGAGTGATATCTTTCCTTTGTTATTTACTGTTATCTAAGCTATGGGTATTGTGTATCATTTATATCTAGGCAGTAAACAAGCATCGATTGATATTTGTGAGCAGTGCTGGTAATAGTGGGCCAGCATTGAGCACTGTTGGAGCACCTGGTGGTACATCTTCAAATATTATAGGTGTTGGAGCTTATGTTTCTCCTGCAATGGCAGCTGGTGCTCATTCTGTTGTTGCACCTCCTTCCGATGGGCTTGAATACACATGgtatattttattctatgtGAATTTAAAATTGGATTTCTTCTTATATCCTTTTAACTTTTACTTGGTTCTTCTGGATTTgcatcatttttcatttcatgaTTTATGGAAATATTTACAGGTCTAGCCGTGGACCAACAACTGATGGAGATCTTGGCGTCTCTGTAAGTGCTCCTGGTTGTGCAGTTGCTCCTGTTCCTACATGGACCCTTCAACGGCGTATGCTCATGAATGGGACATCAATGGCATCACCATCAGCCTGTGGTGGAATTGCATTGCTCATAAGTGCAATGAAGGTTCTTGGACATGATTCTTATTTAGAGTGTATGTTTCAGTTGGTTTTATTATGCAGTTTTATCGGTAATCTGTGATGTGAATTTCCGCATGCAGGCTGAGGGGGTTCCTGTGAGTCCATATAGTGTGAGGAAGGCCCTTGAAAATACATCTCTTCCCATAGGTGGTTCACCTGAGGATAAGTTGTCCACTGGGCAAGGGCTTATGCAAGTTGACAAGTATGATATTTTTACAAGTCTTTGCTTTCATGGAAGTTTTAGTAAATAGTATTTATTAAGATTTGTTTTTGACTTACATCAAATAATCGATGACAGGTGTTATGAATATATAAAGCAGTCTCAAAATATTCCAAATGTTCGGTATCAAATAATGGTCAAAAAATCTGGAAAAACAAGTGAGTTTACATTGTTGTGGACTTTCCATTATGCATTTAGTCATGTACAACTATGATGGTTGCTGACAATCTGatatttgttattgttgtaaCATGTGTAAAATATGAAGCATGTTCAGTATTTGTAAGTTCTGAAACTTTTTTCGTTTCAATGGGGCACAAGGGGAAAAACATTGGAAAGTCTCTTACTGTGCTAAAAGGGCTGTTAATATAGTAGGAGATCATCTTCCTACACCTCTTACTATCGTCATCACACCcataaagtttaaatttgtttggGTGAAGTGGGGACGTTGCTGTCCATATACAGGTGTGATTGGTGTCACATTAAAAAGACCAAactattgttttaatttatggaTATTTCATAAAACAATATAGATGTAAAGGTCTTGATTATATGATGGCTCATATGCCTACTTCAGCTTCTGGGCATGTGTACTTTATCCACTTGACTGTTTGGTTGATTAGTTTCTTTAATCCCCTACTTATTTAATGCATGAtcaaaactttttcttaatCTATATATTACCTGCAGTTCTTTATTGATCACAGTAAGGTCTAGTTTGCTTCTATATTgctaacaaattaaaattcatattataattcaGGGGCAGAACTCATGTCAATCTAACTTATAATTCAGAGTAATAGAATAATAGGCCAAAAAGAAACTGGTGTAACCAAGCACCCTCAATAAATGTTGCTTGGCTACATATTTCTAGCAGTGACCTGTAAATAAAACAGGATGTCATTCACCTTTTTGCAAGTGCTGTATTAATCATGCTTTAGTAATCCAATAAAACGGACGAGTTACAGTGTTAGTAGTGCTTAGTTACTGTTGGAGtgagaaaaataaagtgaaGATGATTTACTCGTAAGAGCATAAACTTTAAATGTCCAAATTATATCGCTTTATATGATTGCTGATGGCAGATGCTTGGTCACGGGGCATCTACTTGAGGGAGGCCAATGATTGCCGACAACCTATGGAGGTAACATCATTCTTACATTTAGTGTGCATTGATAATTGTAGCATGTTTCAAGTCTTGTAAAATGGAATAAAGATAGGATTGtgataaaacaaataatcaatGACTGATAGTTGGATGTACATAATTTTTATGCTGGTGAAGAACTATAAGAATTTGTTAATTTGACAAACACTATTTACCTTCCTTTATATAGagtacaataaaagaaa
This genomic interval from Vigna radiata var. radiata cultivar VC1973A chromosome 8, Vradiata_ver6, whole genome shotgun sequence contains the following:
- the LOC106771922 gene encoding tripeptidyl-peptidase 2 isoform X2, whose product is MFVIQEDYNNVVGITLSKNWMKRNQQSQVMQGVDCYCDKGLKCYAFFTGGFVKQKSQAVPCIAAAAVSLRIFASSCTLSMDIKCAWLKHSTQRRELRLPSLPSHTLTTIHHPTTKTKVSRTTRKRNRSSSFRRSNWVVPNALTMHCTSRSGSDDNNNHNGATFRNSKLNESTFLASLMPKTEIGADRFLHAHPHYDGRGALIAIFDSGVDPAAAGLQVTSDGKPKIVDILDCTGSGDVDTSKVVKADADGCILGASGASLVINTAWKNPSGDWHVGYKLVYELFTENLTSRLKKERKKKWDERNQEEIAKAVKQLTDFDQEHVKVEEANLKRVREDIQNKLDLLRKQSESYDDKGPAIDAVVWYDGEVWRVAIDTKSLEDDPDCGKLANFVPLTNYRTEKKYGIFSKLDACTYVVNVYNDGNVLSMVTDSSPHGTHVAGIAAAFHPEEPLLNGVAPGAQLISCKIGDSRLGSMETGTGLTRALIAAVEHKCDLINMSYGEPTSLPDYGRFVDLVNEAVNKHRLIFVSSAGNSGPALSTVGAPGGTSSNIIGVGAYVSPAMAAGAHSVVAPPSDGLEYTWSSRGPTTDGDLGVSVSAPGCAVAPVPTWTLQRRMLMNGTSMASPSACGGIALLISAMKAEGVPVSPYSVRKALENTSLPIGGSPEDKLSTGQGLMQVDKCYEYIKQSQNIPNVRYQIMVKKSGKTNAWSRGIYLREANDCRQPMEWTVQVDPKFHEDAKKLEELAMFEEFIELHSSDQTVVKAPEYLLLTHNGRTFKIPITVTKPMAVTDRYPLVPFSNMLFLPGHVERKYIEVPNGASWIEATMNASSFDTVRRFFVHTVQICPLQRPFARRNVITFSSPAAKSFTFRVVGGQTLELVIAQFWSSGIGSHATTKVDLEVMFHGIKVNQEEIVLDGSEAPIRIDAEALLASEKLAPVGILNKIRVPYRPIDATISSLSSDRDKLSSGKQILALKLTYKIKLEDGAEIKPQIPFLNDRIYDTKFESQFYIISDSNKKVYSIGDAYPSSTKLPKGEYNLQLYLRHDNVQILEKMKQLVLFIQRNLEEKEIIRLCFFSEPDGPVMGDSSFKSSTLVPGIKEGFYLGPPPKDKLPKNCLQGSVLVGSISYGKLSVAGLQDGKSPEKHPVSHRVSYIIPPNKVDEDKGKSSSLSSKKTVSERLEQEVRDAKMKVFGGLKQGSNEECLEWKELSASLKTEYPKHTPLLAKILEGLVSRSYIKDKVLXHEEIIDAANEVIDSVDKEELAKFFALKHDPGDEEVEKTKKEMDLARDQLAEALYQKGLALAEIASLKEGDKSLALVATEGAKQDVEKTDEQSKDDEVHPDLFKENFNELKKLVDVKCRKYGILLVTNERRNQRLGTALKVLNDIIEDDGEPAPKKFYELKLSLLEEIGWTHFRSYEREWMLVRFPPSLPLF
- the LOC106771922 gene encoding tripeptidyl-peptidase 2 isoform X5, whose translation is MFVIQEDYNNVVGITLSKNWMKRNQQSQVMQGVDCYCDKGLKCYAFFTGGFVKQKSQAVPCIAAAAVSLRIFASSCTLSMDIKCAWLKHSTQRRELRLPSLPSHTLTTIHHPTTKTKVSRTTRKRNRSSSFRRSNWVVPNALTMHCTSRSGSDDNNNHNGATFRNSKLNESTFLASLMPKTEIGADRFLHAHPHYDGRGALIAIFDSGVDPAAAGLQVTSDGKPKIVDILDCTGSGDVDTSKVVKADADGCILGASGASLVINTAWKNPSGDWHVGYKLVYELFTENLTSRLKKERKKKWDERNQEEIAKAVKQLTDFDQEHVKVEEANLKRVREDIQNKLDLLRKQSESYDDKGPAIDAVVWYDGEVWRVAIDTKSLEDDPDCGKLANFVPLTNYRTEKKYGIFSKLDACTYVVNVYNDGNVLSMVTDSSPHGTHVAGIAAAFHPEEPLLNGVAPGAQLISCKIGDSRLGSMETGTGLTRALIAAVEHKCDLINMSYGEPTSLPDYGRFVDLVNEAVNKHRLIFVSSAGNSGPALSTVGAPGGTSSNIIGVGAYVSPAMAAGAHSVVAPPSDGLEYTWSSRGPTTDGDLGVSVSAPGCAVAPVPTWTLQRRMLMNGTSMASPSACGGIALLISAMKAEGVPVSPYSVRKALENTSLPIGGSPEDKLSTGQGLMQVDKCYEYIKQSQNIPNVRYQIMVKKSGKTNAWSRGIYLREANDCRQPMEWTVQVDPKFHEDAKKLEELAMFEEFIELHSSDQTVVKAPEYLLLTHNGRTFNIIVDPTNLNDGLHYYELYGIDYKAPWRGPIFRIPITVTKPMAVTDRYPLVPFSNMLFLPGHVERKYIEVPNGASWIEATMNASSFDTVRRFFVHTVQICPLQRPFARRNVITFSSPAAKSFTFRVVGGQTLELVIAQFWSSGIGSHATTKVDLEVMFHGIKVNQEEIVLDGSEAPIRIDAEALLASEKLAPVGILNKIRVPYRPIDATISSLSSDRDKLSSGKQILALKLTYKIKLEDGAEIKPQIPFLNDRIYDTKFESQFYIISDSNKKVYSIGDAYPSSTKLPKGEYNLQLYLRHDNVQILEKMKQLVLFIQRNLEEKEIIRLCFFSEPDGPVMGDSSFKSSTLVPGIKEGFYLGPPPKDKLPKNCLQGSVLVGSISYGKLSVAGLQDGKSPEKHPVSHRVSYIIPPNKVDEDKGKSSSLSSKKTVSERLEQEVRDAKMKVFGGLKQGSNEECLEWKELSASLKTEYPKHTPLLAKILEGLVSRSYIKDKVLXHEEIIDAANEVIDSVDKEELAKFFALKHDPGDEEVEVLIYAPYPFSYPCH